The Chitinophaga lutea genome contains the following window.
CAGGTTCCAGCCGTCCCTCTCCTTAAAACCGGCACCATCCTTTTCTATACGGGCGGAATGCACCAGGTGCCCGGTGGGCTCACATACGAATGCGATGCGGTTCCAGTACTCTTCCGGGAAATTGCGGGCGGTGTAAAAGCTGTGGCCGGCAGCAGCCGTGAAGCCACCAAATACATCCACCTGCCGCACGTGCTGTGTAATGGGATGCATGGCATAGTGACCGTCTATCTTGCTGCTGCCGCCGGCGTTGATCCCTTCCACACCCTGCAGCGCCTTATTGGGGATGCCCATAAATACGCTGTGCGTGTTGTTGGCCGTCGAGCCGAATATGTCATTGTTCTCTGTGAAACCCAATCCCCACGTGTTATTGCTGGTGGAGGTCATAAATTCGAAGGAAGAAACGTCGGGTGCAAAGCGGTAAAAACCCTGGCTGAAGGTGAACGGCACTCCGCCGATGGCACCTTTGAAACCGGAATAACCTACCGTTCCCCAGATGTGATTATCGATGCCGTAGCGCAGGTTGGAAGGGCCGGCGTGCGTATCGAAAGTTCCCCAACCATCGATGATCACTTTGCGGATGTCCGACTTACCGTCGCCCGTCGTGTCTTTCAGGAAAAGGAAATGCGGCGCCTGCGACACGATGATGCCGCCGTCGTGAAACACGAGGCTGGTCGGAATGTTCAGCTTGTCGGCAAATACCGTGAAGCGATCGGCCCGGCCATCACCGTCGGTGTCTTCACATATCTTGATGCGGTCGTCTCCCTCCCCTTTTTCGTCGCGCACGGTGTTCGGATAATCGACGGTTTCGATCACCCAAAGACGGCCTTTCTCGTCCCAATCCATCGCAATGGGATTGATGATATCCGGCTCCGATGCGAACAGCTCCAGATCGAAGCCCGGCGGCACCTGTATAAGTTTGGCCGATGCCTCCGGTGAAAGCGGCTCCTGGAATTGCGGAGGGGGCTCCCTTTTTTCGTAGTTCGGGATATTGGCCTCATCGCGGTACACCAGCTTCGGCAGGGAGGCGCGGTACGGCTCCCAGAGGGATTTCACTTTATCGCCCACCGCCCATACAATCCCTGCCTTCAGCAGGGCATGAAAACCTGGATTGTTCCAGGTACGCTCATCGTGGCCGTAGGCTGTATAAAACACACGTCCTTTGCCGTATTCTTTCACCCAAGTCCAGGGCTCGCGGCGCTGGCTGTCAACCCGCTCCATCAAGACGGTGCGGTCGTTGCTCAGTTTGTCGTGCACATATGTTTCGTCCCAGGTCGCAAATTCCTTCAGCGACTGGGTAACGGGATGCGTTTTATGGGTGATCACCGCGGTAAAAGAATCCGTGCCGTGTTTGAGAAACTGGCCACCCACCATGTCAACAAAAGCGGAAGAGTTGCGGAAGCAGTAGCTGGCACAGTGAACGGGAATAAACCCTTTACCGGACCTGACGAACTCCAGCAGCGCCGCTTCCTGCGGGGCAGAGATCGAGTCATGGTTGGCATACAGCAACAGGCCGTCGTATTGCGCCAGGTTTGTGCTGTTGAGATCATCCGGGTTATCGGTATACGTCAGCTGGATACCTTCGGTAGCCAGTGCGGAAGCCAGCATCGGCATATATAATGCGCTGTTGTGGTGCTCGCTGTTATGCCCCAGGAAAAGGATCTCGATTTTGCGCGGCGCATCTTGCCGGCATGCTGCCATAAAAAAGCAGCATGCTGACAAGAATAAGTAAACGTGGAATTTTCTGTTCATAAGAAAGAACGAATGATATAACGAATATCCGGAAATTCGTTTCTGCAGCTTTCCTTAATATTGCCAGATTTTGACTATATTTTATCATAAATCAGACCACAACCTCCATTCTTATGATAAATGAAAAGAACTACCGGTCATGAAAGCTGCATTGCAAAAATCACCGATCTCGGCCGACAGGGTGTTTGAAGCCAAGATGCTGAAGGAACCGCATTTCGATCCCAACTGGCATTTTCACCCGGAGTACCAGCTGTTTGTGGTATTGAGAGGTACCGGCACGCGTTTTACCGGAGATCATCTGGCGCCGTTCCGGCAGGGGGATTTTGTACTCACTGGGCCCAACCTGCCGCATATGTGGCAAAGCGACCCGGAATACTTCGAAGGCAATAAAGATTTATGGACGGAAGGCATCGTTGTGTACCTGCCGGAAGACTTCCTGGGGAATGGTTTCCTCGAAAAAAAAGAGGCCTGGCAGATGCGGCAATTGCTGACCAGGAGCAGCCAGGGAATTGAATTCTACGGCAACACCAACCAGCAGGCCACATTATTGATGCAGCAGATATTGCTGCAGCATGATTTCGGCAGGATCTTGTCGCTATTGCAACTGCTCCACCTGTTGTCGCAATCCACCGAATGCCGGCAACTGGCCAGCGCCGGTTATACCAAC
Protein-coding sequences here:
- a CDS encoding PVC-type heme-binding CxxCH protein, with the translated sequence MAACRQDAPRKIEILFLGHNSEHHNSALYMPMLASALATEGIQLTYTDNPDDLNSTNLAQYDGLLLYANHDSISAPQEAALLEFVRSGKGFIPVHCASYCFRNSSAFVDMVGGQFLKHGTDSFTAVITHKTHPVTQSLKEFATWDETYVHDKLSNDRTVLMERVDSQRREPWTWVKEYGKGRVFYTAYGHDERTWNNPGFHALLKAGIVWAVGDKVKSLWEPYRASLPKLVYRDEANIPNYEKREPPPQFQEPLSPEASAKLIQVPPGFDLELFASEPDIINPIAMDWDEKGRLWVIETVDYPNTVRDEKGEGDDRIKICEDTDGDGRADRFTVFADKLNIPTSLVFHDGGIIVSQAPHFLFLKDTTGDGKSDIRKVIIDGWGTFDTHAGPSNLRYGIDNHIWGTVGYSGFKGAIGGVPFTFSQGFYRFAPDVSSFEFMTSTSNNTWGLGFTENNDIFGSTANNTHSVFMGIPNKALQGVEGINAGGSSKIDGHYAMHPITQHVRQVDVFGGFTAAAGHSFYTARNFPEEYWNRIAFVCEPTGHLVHSARIEKDGAGFKERDGWNLFASADEWVSPVEAKPGPDGAVWVLDWYNFIIQHNPTPTPERGGYAATNGKGNAYENPLRDKSHGRIWRVVSKKAKKVNYPTLDKKEPAGLLAALDNDNMFWRLTAQRLLVERNNKDLLPELEALTRKDMPAALHALWAIDGLGAAAKNEAVTAALKHQHPAVRKAAIQILSKYDWTEAQILNSGILKDADPNTRLAALVSLTETGPSEQLGKALYVISNEEAVKKDDWLGKALYAAANRHRKGFIDAFMAAHPGYQPVEPAAVNRAAAGFDDAAWKEMKLPSTIENAGLEMDGVVWFRKTVDVAAPGKEVMLSLGPIDDSDETFINGVSVGKTERKWSLPRKYKIPAGVLKPGKNVIAVRMEDTGNDGGIYGQPADLYLQNGTQRIPLAGNWRYEVEKIARGGSARLFGDAGMAETFVRAYLNKPATDEPGAAAADATLIHIRVIKNEMKYDVKTFTVEAGKPVEIKFENPDFMQHNLVITRPGALAVVGKAADKLAAQPGGAEMQYVPSVPDVLFSTRLVNPEETVTLRFTAPAQTGDYPFVCTFPGHWSIMNGVMKVVPKK
- a CDS encoding AraC family transcriptional regulator, encoding MKAALQKSPISADRVFEAKMLKEPHFDPNWHFHPEYQLFVVLRGTGTRFTGDHLAPFRQGDFVLTGPNLPHMWQSDPEYFEGNKDLWTEGIVVYLPEDFLGNGFLEKKEAWQMRQLLTRSSQGIEFYGNTNQQATLLMQQILLQHDFGRILSLLQLLHLLSQSTECRQLASAGYTNQLKASDTERMNSVHAFVMKNFREKITLDEVAAIANMTPTSFSRYFKTHANKNFSDFLTEIRIGYACKLLMDENIDVAQVCYDSGFYTLSNFNRAFREITGYNPLAYRKKYMGAG